GGTGTCGctggtggcactgcagggtcagCATTGGTGGGCGCGACTAGAGGTACAGTGGGTGTGGCACCGGATATGGAGCAACTGTTGCTGCTGGTGTGGGTGTGGGTGTCAGGTGAGCAGTAGGCACCACTGGCGATGGTGCCTGGTACGCCGTAGGTACTGGTGGGGGGTACCGGATGTGTCCGTGGTACCGCTGGTGGTACCATAACTACGGTAGGGGTGGGAACAGCGGGTACAGTCGATGTaagtacctctaaaggagccatcggggtctgggAGCCCGATGCACCCGCAGTATCTTGAGTCTGTCCCTGTCCGACGGGCTCAaccccagtaggcatctctggcgaCTCTGCCA
This region of Zingiber officinale cultivar Zhangliang chromosome 9A, Zo_v1.1, whole genome shotgun sequence genomic DNA includes:
- the LOC122019459 gene encoding vegetative cell wall protein gp1-like; its protein translation is MRRGTRASVLRRGAGRPRKRTLESLVAESPEMPTGVEPVGQGQTQDTAGASGSQTPMAPLEVLTSTVPAVPTPTVVMVPPAVPRTHPVPPTSTYGVPGTIASGAYCSPDTHTHTSSNSCSISGATPTVPLVAPTNADPAVPPATPAPTYAVAPGVLPSVYLVVLPIAPAPFVPPVPAAAPTHLTDIVAARARIPALAESMKS